A genomic stretch from Pomacea canaliculata isolate SZHN2017 linkage group LG2, ASM307304v1, whole genome shotgun sequence includes:
- the LOC112557131 gene encoding mitofusin-2-like isoform X2 encodes MSGSLIAQTGMDSQSDGTSLRNLGNGHGRESALQLFVQAKKRINDIFKDIDEYVVDAGKFVQGLSPELKGVGEEAIISPENAQVVVGFKVKIDGIREVLTRDHMKVVFFGRTSNGKSTVINAMLREKILPSGIGHTTHCFIQVEGSDNEEASMLTEDSNQPKSIQSLKQLASALSSGKLKENSLIRILWPKSKCRLLREDIVFLDSPGIDVSPDLDLWIDKFCLDADVFVLVANAESTLMQTEKNFFHKVSSRLSKPNVFVLQNRWDVSESEEDIDKVKQQHLDNNIQFLSEELQVADKREAKDRVFFVSARETLVSRLQDDTGIPTPDRALLPGFQARIFEFANFETKFEACISKSAVKTKFEQHTDRGKNITFELKKVMEDAFTSSNQHLERQQRLRQERLDELETLDKQLDLLSREVKAKIKVMVETVERKVASALNDEIRRLSLLVEEFDRPFHPDPRDLTAYKKDLHLFVEASICRNMIGRCTSSTQRQLDSMDLYLAERLATILPDDKRQQLFSLIPKRDFDIAYRLDCRNLCADFNEDIEFHFSLGPMNLMQKLLGSKDRANFLVGSAGTLGRTLSPGSTAIGTQQGLHDNEILASLLTTFASFTSRTTLGAVAVAGLLAKAAGWRVIAVTGALYGLLYLYERLTWTTRAKERCFKQQYVEYASSKLRLIVDLTSFNCSHQVQQELTSTFARLCHQADMTRQQLEESLKDMDKNLQQLQQVASASKTLRNKADFLDSELMSFCSQYLTQDS; translated from the exons ATGTCAGGGTCATTGATAGCACAGACAGGGATGGATTCTCAGAGTGATGGCACCAGTCTTCGTAACCTTGGCAATGGACATGGAAGAGAGTCTGCGTTGCAACTGTTTGTACAAGCCAAAAAGAGAatcaatgacatttttaaagatattgATGAGTATGTGGTAGATGCTGGCAAATTTGTTCAGG GATTGTCACCAGAGCTCAAAGGAGTAGGAGAGGAAGCAATCATTAGTCCTGAGAATGCCCAGGTGGTGGTTGGTTTCAAGGTTAAGATAGATGGAATTAGGGAAGTGCTAACACGAGATCATATGAAAGTTGTCTTCTTTGGAAG GACATCCAATGGCAAGAGCACTGTCATCAATGCCATGCTGCGGGAGAAGATTTTGCCCAGTGGCATTGGCCACACCACACATTGCTTCATCCAGGTGGAAGGTTCTGACAATGAGGAGGCCAGTATGTTGACAGAGGACTCCAATCAGCCGAAGAGTATCCAG TCCCTCAAGCAATTAGCCAGTGCTCTGAGTTCTGGAAAGCTGAAGGAGAACTCACTCATCCGCATCTTATGGCCAAAAAGTAAATGCCGCCTGCTTCGTGAAGACATTGTTTTTCTAGACAG CCCTGGCATAGATGTCTCACCTGACCTTGACCTCTGGATTGATAAGTTTTGTCTGGATGCAGACGTATTTGTCCTTGTGGCCAATGCAGAATCCACTCTTATGCAGACA GAGAAGAACTTTTTCCACAAAGTGAGCTCTCGGCTTTCCAAACCCAACGTCTTTGTGCTGCAGAATCGATGGGATGTGTCAGAAAGTGAGGAAGATATAGATAAG GTGAAACAACAGCATTTGGACAACAATATTCAATTCTTATCAGAAGAGCTTCAGGTTGCAGACAAACGAGAAGCCAAGGATCGTGTATTTTTCGTCTCTGCTCGTGAGACACTTGTGTCACGTCTGCAGGATGATACTGGTATTCCTACCCCAG atcGTGCTCTGTTGCCAGGGTTTCAAGCCAGAATTTTTGAATTTGCTAACTTTGAAACTAAATTTGAG GCCTGCATATCAAAATCCGCTGTAAAGACCAAGTTTgaacaacacacagacagaggCAAGAACATCACATTTGAGCTGAAGAAAGTCATGGAAGACGCATTTACTTCAAGCAACCAACATCT AGAAAGGCAGCAGCGTTTGCGCCAGGAGCGGCTGGATGAACTGGAGACCTTAGACAAACAGCTTGACCTCCTATCCCGTGAGGTCAAAGCCAAGATTAAGGTCATGGTGGAAACTGTTGAGAGAAAG GTTGCCTCAGCCCTGAATGATGAAATCAGACGCCTGTCTCTGCTTGTAGAAGAGTTTGATCGTCCATTCCACCCAGATCCAAGGGACTTAACTGCATACAAGAAG GATCTGCACCTGTTTGTGGAGGCCAGCATTTGTCGCAATATGATTGGGCGATGTACCAGCTCCACCCAGCGGCAGCTTGACAGCATGGACTTGTATCTTGCAG AACGCCTGGCTACAATTCTTCCTGACGACAAAAGGCAGCAGCTGTTTAGTCTGATCCCAAAACGAGATTTTGACATTGCCTATCGCCTGGATTGCAGGAATCTTTGTGCTGACTTCAATGAGGACATTGAGTTTCACTTTTCTTTGGGTCCTATGAATCTAATGCAGAAACTTTTGGGATCAAAGGACCGTGCAAACTTCCTTGTTGGTTCAGCTGGAACT CTGGGAAGAACACTTTCTCCTGGCTCTACAGCAATTGGAACACAACAAGGTCTTCATGACAATGAGATCTTGGCCTCCTTACTAACAACCTTTGCATCTTTCACATCTCGCACCACTTTAGGAGCTGTGGCTGTCGCTGGTCTG CTGGCCAAGGCAGCTGGGTGGCGAGTGATTGCAGTGACAGGTGCCCTGTATGGCTTGCTGTATCTGTATGAGCGCCTGACATGGACCACTCGGGCCAAGGAGCGGTGTTTTAAACAGCAGTATGTGGAGTATGCAAGCAGCAAGCTGCGGTTGATTGTGGATCTCACCAGCTTCAACTGCAGCCACCAAGTGCAGCA GGAGCTGACGTCAACGTTTGCTCGCCTGTGTCACCAAGCTGACATGACCAGGCAGCAGTTGGAGGAGAGTCTAAAGGATATGGACAAAAATCTCCAACAACTGCAGCAGGTAGCCAGTGCCTCAAAGACACTAAG gAACAAAGCCGACTTTCTCGACAGTGAGCTCATGAGTTTTTGCAGTCAGTACCTCACCCAGGACTCTTAG
- the LOC112557131 gene encoding mitofusin-2-like isoform X1: protein MSGSLIAQTGMDSQSDGTSLRNLGNGHGRESALQLFVQAKKRINDIFKDIDEYVVDAGKFVQGLSPELKGVGEEAIISPENAQVVVGFKVKIDGIREVLTRDHMKVVFFGRTSNGKSTVINAMLREKILPSGIGHTTHCFIQVEGSDNEEASMLTEDSNQPKSIQSLKQLASALSSGKLKENSLIRILWPKSKCRLLREDIVFLDSPGIDVSPDLDLWIDKFCLDADVFVLVANAESTLMQTEKNFFHKVSSRLSKPNVFVLQNRWDVSESEEDIDKVKQQHLDNNIQFLSEELQVADKREAKDRVFFVSARETLVSRLQDDTGIPTPDRALLPGFQARIFEFANFETKFEACISKSAVKTKFEQHTDRGKNITFELKKVMEDAFTSSNQHLERQQRLRQERLDELETLDKQLDLLSREVKAKIKVMVETVERKVASALNDEIRRLSLLVEEFDRPFHPDPRDLTAYKKELHGHVERTLGRNLQAHCSSALLQGVESTERQMTERLATILPDDKRQQLFSLIPKRDFDIAYRLDCRNLCADFNEDIEFHFSLGPMNLMQKLLGSKDRANFLVGSAGTLGRTLSPGSTAIGTQQGLHDNEILASLLTTFASFTSRTTLGAVAVAGLLAKAAGWRVIAVTGALYGLLYLYERLTWTTRAKERCFKQQYVEYASSKLRLIVDLTSFNCSHQVQQELTSTFARLCHQADMTRQQLEESLKDMDKNLQQLQQVASASKTLRNKADFLDSELMSFCSQYLTQDS from the exons ATGTCAGGGTCATTGATAGCACAGACAGGGATGGATTCTCAGAGTGATGGCACCAGTCTTCGTAACCTTGGCAATGGACATGGAAGAGAGTCTGCGTTGCAACTGTTTGTACAAGCCAAAAAGAGAatcaatgacatttttaaagatattgATGAGTATGTGGTAGATGCTGGCAAATTTGTTCAGG GATTGTCACCAGAGCTCAAAGGAGTAGGAGAGGAAGCAATCATTAGTCCTGAGAATGCCCAGGTGGTGGTTGGTTTCAAGGTTAAGATAGATGGAATTAGGGAAGTGCTAACACGAGATCATATGAAAGTTGTCTTCTTTGGAAG GACATCCAATGGCAAGAGCACTGTCATCAATGCCATGCTGCGGGAGAAGATTTTGCCCAGTGGCATTGGCCACACCACACATTGCTTCATCCAGGTGGAAGGTTCTGACAATGAGGAGGCCAGTATGTTGACAGAGGACTCCAATCAGCCGAAGAGTATCCAG TCCCTCAAGCAATTAGCCAGTGCTCTGAGTTCTGGAAAGCTGAAGGAGAACTCACTCATCCGCATCTTATGGCCAAAAAGTAAATGCCGCCTGCTTCGTGAAGACATTGTTTTTCTAGACAG CCCTGGCATAGATGTCTCACCTGACCTTGACCTCTGGATTGATAAGTTTTGTCTGGATGCAGACGTATTTGTCCTTGTGGCCAATGCAGAATCCACTCTTATGCAGACA GAGAAGAACTTTTTCCACAAAGTGAGCTCTCGGCTTTCCAAACCCAACGTCTTTGTGCTGCAGAATCGATGGGATGTGTCAGAAAGTGAGGAAGATATAGATAAG GTGAAACAACAGCATTTGGACAACAATATTCAATTCTTATCAGAAGAGCTTCAGGTTGCAGACAAACGAGAAGCCAAGGATCGTGTATTTTTCGTCTCTGCTCGTGAGACACTTGTGTCACGTCTGCAGGATGATACTGGTATTCCTACCCCAG atcGTGCTCTGTTGCCAGGGTTTCAAGCCAGAATTTTTGAATTTGCTAACTTTGAAACTAAATTTGAG GCCTGCATATCAAAATCCGCTGTAAAGACCAAGTTTgaacaacacacagacagaggCAAGAACATCACATTTGAGCTGAAGAAAGTCATGGAAGACGCATTTACTTCAAGCAACCAACATCT AGAAAGGCAGCAGCGTTTGCGCCAGGAGCGGCTGGATGAACTGGAGACCTTAGACAAACAGCTTGACCTCCTATCCCGTGAGGTCAAAGCCAAGATTAAGGTCATGGTGGAAACTGTTGAGAGAAAG GTTGCCTCAGCCCTGAATGATGAAATCAGACGCCTGTCTCTGCTTGTAGAAGAGTTTGATCGTCCATTCCACCCAGATCCAAGGGACTTAACTGCATACAAGAAG gaatTGCATGGTCATGTAGAGCGAACTTTGGGTCGCAATCTTCAGGCACATTGTTCTTCTGCTTTGTTGCAAGGGGTGGAGTCTACAGAGAGACAGATGACAG AACGCCTGGCTACAATTCTTCCTGACGACAAAAGGCAGCAGCTGTTTAGTCTGATCCCAAAACGAGATTTTGACATTGCCTATCGCCTGGATTGCAGGAATCTTTGTGCTGACTTCAATGAGGACATTGAGTTTCACTTTTCTTTGGGTCCTATGAATCTAATGCAGAAACTTTTGGGATCAAAGGACCGTGCAAACTTCCTTGTTGGTTCAGCTGGAACT CTGGGAAGAACACTTTCTCCTGGCTCTACAGCAATTGGAACACAACAAGGTCTTCATGACAATGAGATCTTGGCCTCCTTACTAACAACCTTTGCATCTTTCACATCTCGCACCACTTTAGGAGCTGTGGCTGTCGCTGGTCTG CTGGCCAAGGCAGCTGGGTGGCGAGTGATTGCAGTGACAGGTGCCCTGTATGGCTTGCTGTATCTGTATGAGCGCCTGACATGGACCACTCGGGCCAAGGAGCGGTGTTTTAAACAGCAGTATGTGGAGTATGCAAGCAGCAAGCTGCGGTTGATTGTGGATCTCACCAGCTTCAACTGCAGCCACCAAGTGCAGCA GGAGCTGACGTCAACGTTTGCTCGCCTGTGTCACCAAGCTGACATGACCAGGCAGCAGTTGGAGGAGAGTCTAAAGGATATGGACAAAAATCTCCAACAACTGCAGCAGGTAGCCAGTGCCTCAAAGACACTAAG gAACAAAGCCGACTTTCTCGACAGTGAGCTCATGAGTTTTTGCAGTCAGTACCTCACCCAGGACTCTTAG
- the LOC112557308 gene encoding PDZ and LIM domain protein 5-like, with translation MASGDVELLQLRRYDTSQPWGFRMQGGSEYNMPLYVAQVSPKSIADKAGCRVGDAILQICGAETQGWSHTQAKQAMIRAGNDVDLVVQRGVVSAQAMPPPEPEQRVELDEGSIDPGMNEGTKFRNVMPKSYRMLEAQLGGGGAQSALQQKRQQPPHAAAAPPPAPAAQPAEGGRPSSIFDRKKQDRSDYLQASGPTIQKAYGQKY, from the exons ATGGCTTCTGGGGATGTTGAGTTGCTGCAGCTGAGGCGTTACGACACCAGTCAGCCATGGGGCTTCCGTATGCAGGGGGGCTCGGAGTACAACATGCCGCTGTACGTCGCACAG GTGTCGCCCAAGTCCATTGCCGACAAAGCTGGATGTCGGGTAGGGGACGCCATTCTTCAAATCTGCGGAGCCGAAACGCAGGGCTGGTCACACACGCAGGCTAAACAGGCCATGATACGTGCCGGAAATGACGTCGATTTGGTCGTTCAGAG AGGGGTGGTCAGTGCCCAAGCCATGCCGCCCCCGGAGCCGGAGCAGCGTGTGGAGCTGGACGAGGGCAGCATCGACCCGGGTATGAACGAGGGCACGAAGTTCCGCAACGTCATGCCCAAGTCCTACCGCATGCTGGAGGCGCAACTGGGTGGAGGGGGCGCGCAGTCCGCCCTGCAGCAGAAACGACAGCAACCCCcgcatgctgctgctgctcctccCCCTGCTCCCGCCGCTCAGCCCGCAGAAG GTGGTCGACCATCATCTATATTTGACCGTAAAAAACAGGACAGATCAGATTATCTTCAGGCATCAGGCCCGACGATCCAGAAGGCATACGGCCAGAAATACTGA